GGAAAACCAGGAACACCAGGAACACTGGGATACTGGGAAGACTGGGAACACTGAGGAAACTGGAACACCGCAAACGCCGTCCCTCACCATCATGGGGAAGATGATGGCAGCGCGGGAAGCTTTGATGGCCCAGAGCAGCAcgaggcagagcagctggatgagCGTGAACAGGTGCACCTTGCGCAGGGGCACATGGCGCAGGTAGATGAAGTCGGGCTGGTGCTTGGCCGGCATCCAGAACAGCTTCAGGCGGTCAAagaactgcagggaaaagagagCACTGCTGGAGGAGTGATAAAACTGTCTTTTGTCtcttgaaaaagaaacaagctgtcccagattgcaaggcaagatgtatttattctatttgccatctgtatggcagttgtcttttgtcaagtgggcagtttttccttatctcttccgCAATCCctcctccctcgggaggggacacctgctgagaacagctattgaatgtcactgcctggctgataagaactacagcatcccattgggagatgtgagcccagagggaggagccaagcattcttacccagatataatctggaggtttttgagacaccagcacggcttctccactggatttcccagaggagcagcagctgcctcttcttcccctggatcttcagaggaagactgcACCTTTCCACAGGATccttgctccagcagaaccacccctgacactgcaggagggctgagccacaattccaatgggactgctgccaacaccctgacccacagggtgtcaggttgagttctgactctgtcagtgttgttttaggttactgcattgtttattttatcctttaattttcttccctattaaaaaactgttatttcctgctcccatatgTGTTGTCTtagagccccttaatttaaaatttatagcaatttagagggatggggagggtttacattctccatttcaggggaggctcctgccttccttagaaggcacctggctttccaaactAAGACAGAAGCTTAGAAGTTTCTCTCTTTAATTAAGTGAAAAGACACTTCATAAGACTTAAGACACTTCACTTCAAACTCAAGGATAGCTAATTAGACAAGAGCTAAAAAGTCTCGCCTAAACAATTAACTAGAAAAAGACGTGAACAAAGAAACTAACTGCTTTTGTAAAGTGTTTTTACTAAGAGCAAGAATGTCTAACACTTAGctcagtttttctgtttgttattttgccttttattaaacttttttgtttccaacactgtaacagaagccatcctgctgatttttatgCCTCCAAAAGTAGCTAAGCTATCTTAAGTGTGTTTTAAGCCCCCTAGAGCTCATTAGACCTAGCTCAAATAAGTTATACTAACacactgccacagctcctgcagctgctgggatgtgGAGATTTTGGGAGCAAGGAGAAATCTGGGATCCCCTTCTGTTCCTCCTGGGACCAGCACCTGCTGTCCCTTCGCTCCATCCAAAATCCACCTGGCTTTGCCCACCAAATTCCGAGTTATTCCAGGGCTTTCTCTGGTCAGCATCTCTTGGCCCAGGGAATCCCCAGCAAGGATTCCCACCAGTAGAATTTCCTTCTCTTCACATGAATTCTGCTATTTTCCCATCACCAAACACCAACCTGTCCTAACACCTGAAACAGAGAGGGCTGAACTGGTTCCTCCCAGTGCTGAACTGTACTCTGTCAGCACTGAACTGGGTCCTCCCAGTGTCGAACTGGGCCCTCCCAATGCTGAACTCGGTCCTCCCAGTACTGAATTGCCCCTCCAGTGCTGAACTGGGTCCTCCCAGCACTGAActgtccctcccagtgccaaaTTGGTTCCTCCCAGTGCTGAACTGGTTCCTTCCAGTGCTGAACTGGATCCTCCTGGTACTGAACTGGACTCTCCCAGTGCTGAACTGGTTTGTCCCAGTGCTGAACTGGGCCTTTCCAGCACTGAATTGGGCCTTCCCAGTGCTGAACTGGGTGCTCCCAGTACTGAACTGGGCTCTCCCAGCACTGAATTGGGCCCTCCCAGTACTGAACTGGGCTCTCCCAGTACTGAACTGGGCAATCCCAATGCTGAACTGCCTCCCCCAGGGCTGAACTGGACTCTCTCAGCACTGAACTGGGCCCTCCCAGTGCTGAATTGGGCTCTCCCAGTACTGAACTGGGTTCTCCTAGCACTGAACTGGGCCCTCCCAATGCTGAACTCGGTCCTCCCAGTACTGAATTGCCCCTCCCAGTGCCAAACTGGTTCCTCCCAGTGCTGAACTGGATCCTCCCAGTACTGAACTGGACTCTCCCAGTGCTGAACTGGGTTGTCTCAGTGCTCAACTGGGCCTCTCCCAGCGCTGAACTGGCTTCTCCCAGTGCTGAACTGGGTCCTCCCAGTACTGAACTGGCCCTCCCAGCCGTAAAAACTTCCTGAGCCTGTACCCACCATCCCTGACAAAAACCATTTGAATTTCCTGTGCTCAGAGACGTTTTTCCCACCCCAAGGCCTTCAGGAGAGGAAATTCCCTGGAGCAGCCGTACCTGGATTCCTCGGAGTGACGAGACCCCCATGTACAGAAAGACCCCATAAAGGACTGGCATCGGGATAAACTGGGGAAAAATGCAACAATTAATGGCTCCAATTTCATTTGCAGCATTGCCACTCTCTCCCATCACTCCTTTCTCAGGTGCTGCCTGGAGATTCCCAACTTTCCCATGCTGAATTTTATCCAGCACAGGTTTTGTTCTCTGGGTCAGGCTGATCTTTTGACTCATTCCATCAGAATAATCCTCTTTTCCAGAGAGGCTGGAGACAAAGAGGGGATTTCACCCATCAGGAGCACATTTCATCTATCTGAGACCTCCTGTGGGGGGTAAAAATGATCTCAAAAAAACTCTTGTGGGAATGCATGGAAGTGACATCTCCTTTGAGCCTAGAGGTAGGACTGTGTCTGCTTTGAGCCTGAAGGTGGGACTGGGTCTGGTTTGAGGCCTGGAGATGGGATTGGGTCTCCTCTGAGCCTGGAAGTAGGACAGTGTCTATTTTAAGCCTGGAGGTAGAAATGGGGCTGGTTTCAACCTGGAGTTGGGAATGGGTCTCCTTTAAGCCTGGGTTGTGTCCCCTTTGAGCCTGGATCTGGGAAATAAtactcagaaataattttaaaatttattatttttgtgacTGGGTCTGCTTtgagcctggagctgggattgtgTCTCCTTTGAGCCTGGAGGTGGAAATGGGTCTCCTTTGAGCCTGGAAGTGGGACTGTGCCTGCTTTGAGCCTGGAGATGGGATTGTGTGTTTGCTTTGAGCATGGAGTTGGGATTGTGTCTGCTTTTAGCCTGGGTTGTGTCTCCTTTGAGCCTGGGTTGTGTCTCCTGTGAacctggagctgggattgtttggTGAAAAGAAGGGTCAGGGAAGCCTGTGGGGGGAACTCTGAGGGTTCAGCTCCTGGGAATGGCTCTCTCAAGGCTCTTGGGGGAGTGAACTGAAAGTGCTAAATTCTAACCCAAAGCTGGGGTGGATGGGTAGAGTTTGCATGGCCATgtctggggagcagggatggattccgtgagaagctgctggaagtttCTTTCATGTCTGGCagagccagctccagctggctccaggagggacctgttggagcagttTGGGGAGAGCTGTCTGCCATGGGATGGACTCGGGTTGGAGGAGAACCTGGAGAAGTTCCTGGAGAACTCTGTCCCCTGGGAGGGACCaatggggaaggaaggaagtttttaaggtttggttttaattctcattatcctgctgtGACTTTGTCAGTAATAAACTCAATTAATATCCTTAATTCCAATGGTTTTTCCCATGATCATGACTGATGAGGGAtctgtccctgtccttatctcaagCCATGAACGTTTGGTCTATTTTCTCTCCAGtccagctgggaagggcagggatggaccAGCTTTGGTGGGATCCAGCCAGGATCCCTCTCACTACAGAGGGTGTGGAGGACAATCCCAAATTAAGGGATTCATCCTGTTTGCTTGGCTTGAGCGCCCCAAGCCAGGTCTGAAGGGCTGGGAAGTCACCAAGGCTGGTTCCCATCCTGCCCTTGGCATCACCTGAGGGAGAGAGGCCCTAATTTCACATCTCCCCCCAAACTCCTGTGGGTCACCAGGGGGTTTCCATCCCGCTCTCACCTTGAGCACAGATGTGAAGAAAACGGAGCAGCCCATGAGCACGAAGATCATCAGGCCAGTGACCCTCTGCTCCCGGATGCCCAGGAACTTGGGCTGCTCGCCCGGCGCGGAGCAGTCGGACTCCACCTTGAGGCTGTTGACGTGGGTGATGGACAGGACAGTGGCGGCCACGAACCAGGGCAGCCCCATCACCGAGCACACCCCCAGCATCACGGCCACCATGAACAGGTCCAGGTGGTACCCGCAGCCTTTCTGGGGAGCAAAAGTGGAACAGGAGCATCCCTCAGGGACAAGGGCAACACCATGGGTGGGGCTCAAAGCCTGCTCAAGCACAAGTCAACTTctggaaaatttaaataagGTTTGAAAtaagaactggaaaaaaacgTGGATTTGATGTCTTGCATAAAAGTCGGGCAGGATCAGATAAAGTGGGTCTGGAGGGTTTGTACCATCTCTGCttctcagaaataattttaaaattgattaTTTTTGCATTCATAATGAAATTCCCACCAATTGCAGGCAGGACATGGCTCTGAGTGATCCCTGGAGCTATTTGAGATCCCTTACCCAGCTGCCACTAACATTTGAAAAAACACCACCCTTCTACACTCCAATATTCCCTTGCTGTTCCCAAAAGTTGccatcccctccctgtgtccaggagagctcctggcacacagcctgGTGTtatcccaaaccttcccaaagcGTCTGGGACAGGAgcttgtcccagccccacagcctgagcagggtgggcagggggtgaccccctgcagcccctcacctTGAGCCTGTGCTCCTTCCTGTTCACGATGACGGCCGTGATCTGCTGGTCCATGAAGATGAGGATGGTGCAGAGCAGGGCCGGGATGAGCGCGGCCAACACTGTCCACCACGGGTTGGGCCCAATGGGGTTGATGAGCCACCCACGGTCATCCCTGGTGGGCTGCAACAGAGGGTGAGATCAGCTCCCAGCCGAAACCCTTCCCTGGCCTCTgttcccctccatccctgtgtccaagcatttcccatttcccttcaTGTCACCCTCTCCCAGGGGGCTTCTCAGTGCCAGTGTCATCTGTCCCAGAGTCCCCTCTCccctggatttggggctggCTTCCCAAAAGACAGGAAGGAATTGATGACTTGGATGTGGCAGAGGAGATGCTTAgaccaccagcagctcctccagcccagccctgccctacTGGTTCTCCTGTCAAATgtctggttttggggctgtATCCTGATTTCCAGGGAGATCGATGCTCTTGCATGTCGAAGAGGAGATGGTTCCACCACCAGcacctcctccagccctgccctgacaTCACCTGGTGGCACCTGAGGTGCCGAAAGCCTTCTCCACCAATCCCCAACCCCGTTACCTTGAACACGTGGGGGACGTGGAGCTTGGGGGACGGGATCCCGATCCCGAGGTCGATGAGCACCATGATGACAATGGTGAGGAACACAGCAAAGTCACTCACTGTGGCTCGGACCTGGGGCGAGAAACAGGGGCTGAGAGGGGCCAGGACACGAGGTGGGAAACCTGGGGACacccacagagctgggattgttaATCCCTAAAATCCCTCCATTCCAAGGACATGCAGCCAACTCCCCTGGGTGGATGGTGCTGCCACATTGGAGATCTGGGGATCTGGTGTGGGACAGTAGAAAGAGTTAAATTAGGgggaaaattcaaattttaattcAGACGTtaacaaaaataccaaaaatgaGGAAGGTGCCACGCTTGTGGGTAAAATGGGGATAAGGCACTGAGGCATCATTCATTCCTGTTTTTCCATGGCAACTCCTCATTCGAATGCCACTCCAGAAAATGATGCTCAGAAGgggaagagaaataaataaatttggaaGAGCAGATTTCCCACTGCCTGAGCCAAAAACCATCACTCTGGAACAGGTTGTGAGGCAGGTGGGGAATGCCACAACCTCTCCGCACTCATGGAAACAAGGCAGGGACACCCAAGGTCAGCGtttccctgcctggctgagcgGTGGCCAATCCTTCAGTGCTCCAGGAATGGCATTTTGGGAAAGGAGCATGGAATCTGCCCCCAGCCACCACCTTCTACCTACTCTGGTTGGGAAGTAACGGCTGGTTTTAAACTTCTTCAACAAACTTGACAGGACAAAGGTGGAGAAGAAGAGGATGCAGCACCAGAAGAGGACGTTGGGTGCGTAGGGGCCGTTGTGTCCACAGGCAGGTCCGTGGAACTCCCCATGCAAGGAGCGACATTCCTGGAGAAACAGAGCATCAGGACACAGAGGAAAACTGGGATAACAGGGGGGTGAAGGGTCTTGGTGCAAGATCTGTGACCCTGCAGCTGCCATAGGAGTTATAAATatgaatatatgaatatattatAAATGTATCAGCATGATGTAAATATGTACATacttatatataaataaatagaaatatacaATAtcaatattattatattataatataataatataaatgtGTTACTATTTacatataaatagaaatatttataaatattatatactatatactatatattatatattgtatattacatattatatactatataatatactacatatatatgtatttataaatataaatatttcaaagagaaataactagagatatataaaatatataaatagtaTTAAACACAATGTGTGATATAAACATGTAGAGgtttatgtatttaaatatttaaatatttctatatttatataatgcaaatatgggcagcagcagctgaacaagTGACACGTGGAGCTGGAATTAcacagaggggagcagaggcaggatgTGGTGGGACACCATAGACCCATGGCACATCCTCTGCTCCACCATGGCTGAGGAAAAcactggaggaggaggaaaagatgGAAATTTGTGGATAAAGAGGGACCAGGGAAGGAGGGCTGGGACAACCATGGGATGGAAAAAGAGACAAATTGTCCCTTTGCAGTCAGAGCTCTCAGAACAAGGCCAAAAGGGGCTGCAGATGTCTCAGAGAGCCCCCATCCCACACCTGGGCTCTGCTTGCAGGAACAatccctgtggggctgctcaGACATGCAAATTTATGCGAGACCCTACAGACAGCAGGGCCTGGAGTCATTAGGAACCAATTAAGGGAGCCAATCACTGCCTCCAGGCAGGAACTTCAGTCCTTCAAATGTTCCAGAAATCAAAGCACCCCCTTAACCTTGATCCAGATCCCACAAAGCTGAGGGGGACAGTTCTTGTCCCTGAGGTTGGGGACAAAGTGAGCTGGACCAGGTGGGCTGGACCAGGTGGGCTGGATCAGGGGGGCTGGATCAGGGGGTCTGGACCAGATGGACTGGATCAGGTGGAGTGGATCAGGTGAGCTGGATCAGATGGGCTGGACCAGGGGGGCTGGACCAGGTGAGTTGGACCAGGTAGGCTCGGCACCCCTGGACTCTCCTTCCCAGGAGCAAGCAGGCTAAAAGTACCCATGATATTTAAGCAGGGACTtctcagagcacagccctgaagaagGTGGCTTTGGCACCTGGCCTCCCTGAGGCAGTGGTGGCCCAGGGCACTTACGGTCACTGTGAGGTTTCCCCAGGTGATTCCCGACACGTTGACCCCGTTGCTCCGCCAGATCCGCAGGGTCTCGTtgctgggatgagctgggggctCGCACTTACAGCTGGAGGGGGGAAaccaggacagggctgagggAACAGCACTGGGACAGACCCAGAGGCACCTGagggagggtgaggaggagaACACCCACTAATAGATAGTGAGGAGGTCCAGCTTGCTGTGCATGTGCACGGGGAAGGTCTCCCGCAGGTGGCTCAGCTTCTCCAGGGCCTCGTAGATGAAGATGATGCAGATGAGGGAGGCGAAGGCCTCCTCGGTGAAGCGGGTGATGTAGCACACCAGGGAGCTGGCGTCCGTGGCCACCAGCACCACGCAGAAGAACGCGGTCCAGAGCCCGATGCACGTCCGCAGGGACAGGTAGGAGAGCGTGTAGTCCCTGGAAAAGCACAAAACCTCCTGGGGGAAAGGCCAGCATGGGCCTCAGAGCCGAGCCTTCCTCCAGAGAAAATTAGGAGCAATGGGAGAGGGTGTGGAGGTTGCAGGTGGTAAGTGAGGTTTCCATGTCCTTGAGGTTGCAGGATGTGggttgtcgcagacatcttttatggaaaaccctttccttaggattttttcctcctgagaagctgagaggcctcaggaacaaaatgtaaacaatggttatctgctgaTGTGGAttgcaacaggtggatctgtgattggtctcatgtgattgtttgtaattaatggccaatcacagcccagctggctcagacacagggcctgagccacaaacctttgttatcattctttctgatTCTATTCGTAGCTAAGCCTTCtaatgaaactttttcttctattcctttagtatagttttaatgtaatatatatcataaaataataaatctagccttctgaaacatggagtcaacattctcatctcttccctcatccaaaaacccctgtgaacaccgtcacagtgGGTGGAGAAGCCAAGTGTTTAATTAGCATGAATTGATGTGTTCTTAATGTCTTGAAGGCTGATTGAGGTTGTGGAAGgttctcccattttccccagagCCACGACACCAAAACCAGTTGGGTTTGCCCTGGTCACCCACAGTCAGCTTGGGGGTGAACGAGAAGTTTAATTCTGGTGAGGGGGGTTCATCCCACACCAAAGTCACCAAGATGAAAGGACCATCATAGAAAAGAGCTATATCCTAGGAAAAGCTCCCACTTGCTCAATAAAATCAGCAAAACTCAAAGTATTCCATTTGAACTACATGGAGATTTGGGCAAAATCTATTTCTTCTTCCAGCAAAAACCAGGTTTAGAATTTTGTACTCATTGGAAAACAAACCCTCCATCATTCCCAAACCAGAGTGATCTGTTTCAGCTTTCTTGGGCAACCATCCAGAGCCTCtggttcctcctcctccaactGCTTCTTTACAaccctaaaatcccaaattacCCCAagccaaaaaccccaaatggcCCCCAAGCTCAAGGATTCTCACCCTTCCtttgcaacagcagcagcagaagaccTCTGTGACCCAGCAGACAAATATGACAATTCCCATggagaaaattagaaaaacatctcctccctgcccaaaaaaaaaaaaaaaatctttcccccAGAACTGAAGACAAACATCTCACTTGCAGAATTTGTAGAGAATCTTCTCAAAGACCAGGACGGGTCCAGTGCTGCCGAGGATGGTGAGGGGTTGGCCAGCAAAGAGAGAATAAACCACGCCCGTCATGGATGCTCCCAGCAGTGACTCCATGGCACTCTGGCAGGgaagagagggagcagggagcaaatCAATCATTagggataaaaaaaaaccaaaaacccaaaggAGATTCACAGCAGCGAAGAGATTTCCAAGGTTATGAAGcaggttgggttggaagggaccagcGGGTTGGGTTGGCAGGGGCTGGTTTGGGCTCCAAACGCTCCCCACGAGCAGGGACACTCCCCACCAGTCCAGGGGGGTCCTTTTGGGGCgtctccccctccccacgcTCCCTACAGAGAGAGGAGCTCACAATGTGGCCGTGGGTGGCCTCCCCCAGCAGGCCCCCGAAGGTGATGACGGGGGACATGCAGGCACAGTAAAGGAACAGGAAGGACGCCAGGCACTGCAGGCTCAGACCGTCCCTGAAGTCGCTCCAGAACCACGGCGCCTTGCGCTTCACGTCCAGGACCAGACCCCCAAagagcctgcagggagggagggaacaCCAGGCTGTTCTCTTGGAGAGCACCTTTGGTTTCCTTTGGGCAGAAAATGCCCTCACCTGGAGGTGTTTGCCCCTGCCCCAAAGCCAGGAAACCCTGGTGTGCtgatgctggggctgggccaccTGCCTAGGTGTCCCCCCTGCCCAGgtctcctccctgcccagatGTCCCACCTTCCCAGATctccctcctgccagctctcctCCCTGTCCAGCTCTCCCACCTTCCCAaacctcctcctccctgcccaggtgtccccccctACCCAGATCTCCCACCTGCCCAGATCTCCCACCTTCCCAGATCTCCTTACTGCCCAGGTGTCCCTCTTGCCCAGATCTCCCACCTTCCTAGACCTCCTCACTGTTCAAATCTCCCCCTGCCCAGATCTCCCATTTTCCCAGACCTCCTCCCACATGTCCAGGTGTGCCCCCTGCCCAGATCTCCCACCTTCCCAgatctcctccctgcccaggtcTCCCACCTGCCCAGACCTCCTCATTGCCCAGGTGTCCCTCTTGCCCAGATCTCCCACCTTCCCAGATGTCCCCCCTGCCCAGCAACGTGGGGACATCGTGGGGCCCTTTCACTGAACCAGGTGACcccagaagctgctggaaggggAGGTGCCTgctcagattttgggggaaaaacagaAGAAGGGCCCAAACCAGGAGAGCTCCCACCTCCCAGTCCGCTCCAGTTCAGGACCACTGTGTTTctctggtttgctgtgggaagaACTCTCATCCAGAGCTCCCGGcatcttcctcttttcctgtgAGCACGGAATTCAGCTCTAAACTGGCATTTTTCAGGTATTTCATTAACCACTAGCTTGCTGTGCTCCTGGCCTGGGTGTGGCTGTGCCAAACTGGGAATCCCAAGTTTAGCAGAACTTGGGGTGTTGCGCTGCCTGTCCCCCTTGCAGCACCCACCTGGGAGGGGACGTTTTTGGGGGGCTCGATCCGGATGGATGGGTCCCACTCT
The Ammospiza caudacuta isolate bAmmCau1 chromosome 31, bAmmCau1.pri, whole genome shotgun sequence DNA segment above includes these coding regions:
- the SLC4A8 gene encoding electroneutral sodium bicarbonate exchanger 1, with the protein product MPAGSTEPDGILSYQRHDEEAVIDQGRTSNVVNIHYEKEELEGHRTLYVGVRMPLVRQSHRHHRAHSQKHRKREREKDAVPAEQGYHCKSCWDTPSQRVQFILGTEEDEQHVPHDLFTELDEICVKEGEDAEWKETARWLKFEEDVEDGGERWSKPYVATLSLHSLFELRSCIINGTVLLDVRATSVEDIADLILAQQEPSPEFDERTRAKVREVLLKKHHHQNERKRNNLLPIVRSFADVSKKQDLHLLEKPAQTLTPHPSPTTAEAKNGVTPETSAMDLSKAELHFMKKIPSGAEASNVLVGELDFLHQPLVAFVRLTPAVLLSGMTEVPIPTRFLFVLLGPGGKAHQYHEIGRSMATTMTDEVFHDVAYKAKDRADLVAGIDEFLDQVTVLPPGEWDPSIRIEPPKNVPSQEKRKMPGALDESSSHSKPEKHSGPELERTGRLFGGLVLDVKRKAPWFWSDFRDGLSLQCLASFLFLYCACMSPVITFGGLLGEATHGHISAMESLLGASMTGVVYSLFAGQPLTILGSTGPVLVFEKILYKFCKDYTLSYLSLRTCIGLWTAFFCVVLVATDASSLVCYITRFTEEAFASLICIIFIYEALEKLSHLRETFPVHMHSKLDLLTIYYCKCEPPAHPSNETLRIWRSNGVNVSGITWGNLTVTECRSLHGEFHGPACGHNGPYAPNVLFWCCILFFSTFVLSSLLKKFKTSRYFPTRVRATVSDFAVFLTIVIMVLIDLGIGIPSPKLHVPHVFKPTRDDRGWLINPIGPNPWWTVLAALIPALLCTILIFMDQQITAVIVNRKEHRLKKGCGYHLDLFMVAVMLGVCSVMGLPWFVAATVLSITHVNSLKVESDCSAPGEQPKFLGIREQRVTGLMIFVLMGCSVFFTSVLKFIPMPVLYGVFLYMGVSSLRGIQFFDRLKLFWMPAKHQPDFIYLRHVPLRKVHLFTLIQLLCLVLLWAIKASRAAIIFPMMVLALVFVRKVMDLCFSKRELSFLDDLMPESKKKKLDDAKNKAKEEEESQKMMEAAAANSVQLKLGKTSRVDTPKPSSDRADPSEINISDEMSKTTVWKALTMNTETL